A stretch of the Theileria equi strain WA chromosome 1, complete sequence genome encodes the following:
- a CDS encoding hypothetical protein (encoded by transcript BEWA_017460A) translates to MASPGAGSGGAGGTTKEKSTIRRFAMFMAGFSLLQTLRVAITAGRFAVVRFGIPSGQIGIFINSIHHSMETAGDVGLFLMSFYVLFSDRDKTADYIVSVIAIWGLFMMNLLLIVAYSVGGERGCLTFYYWVLVIASLGFGLDESISITIGVADVAYFGLGMPLSGIMACLYHAVYLYFAEKFQWSDTYFWIVIGQILISALVSGIAAIVWTIAYWDPGGTQASGNTGSTTQETPEGTVFTRAKEAISNMLMCLCGMSCIYAFYPAIAPYQFVSPEAGHLIDLALLFTSAIPSLVIAAVCSWTTNGPDRPWTTHSGWHATWLFMIPYMTAMTLCIFAIHYPNWRSSRAIYGNIWTTGVITVTLKCCEETLKGVANSGVGMQGKCKDGQLSALNALTAQFTMDIVAYIGGGYVKAITKYDRDNWPTKHYGFWRSLGFWLGSALSGGLKCVRESFTTDIRSNLITGNEVLFIVYADE, encoded by the coding sequence ATGGCTAGTCCCGGGGCTGGAAGTGGAGGCGCAGGTGGAACGACCAAGGAGAAGTCTACCATCCGAAGGTTTGCCATGTTCATGGCAGGATTCTCACTTCTACAGACTCTACGTGTTGCCATTACGGCGGGAAGGTTTGCAGTGGTTAGGTTTGGCATTCCTAGTGGACAGATTGGCATTTTCATCAACtccattcaccattccATGGAGACAGCTGGAGACGTTGGTCTCTTCCTAATGTCGTTTTACGTCCTGTTTAGTGATCGTGACAAGACTGCTGACTACATTGTATCCGTCATTGCCATTTGGGGTCTCTTTATGATGAACTTACTGTTGATAGTGGCATATTCAGTTGGCGGTGAACGTGGATGCTTGACATTTTACTACTGGGTTCTTGTTATTGCTTCCCTAGGATTTGGTTTAGATGAGTCTATATCCATTACCATTGGAGTTGCAGATGTTGCATACTTTGGTCTTGGTATGCCCCTCTCTGGTATCATGGCTTGTCTATACCATGCTGTCTATCTCTACTTTGCCGAGAAGTTCCAGTGGTCTGACACATACTTTTGGATAGTGATTGGACAAATTCTGATATCAGCACTGGTTTCCGGTATTGCAGCTATTGTATGGACCATTGCATATTGGGATCCAGGGGGTACACAAGCTTCAGGGAATACTGGAAGTACTACTCAAGAGACTCCGGAGGGTACAGTGTTTACGAGAGCTAAAGAGGCTATATCTAATATGCTAATGTGTCTCTGCGGAATGAGTTGCATCTATGCCTTCTATCCAGCCATAGCACCGTATCAATTCGTGAGTCCAGAGGCTGGTCATTTGATAGATTTAGCCTTGCTATTCACAAGTGCCATTCCTTCTCTCGTTATTGCAGCTGTATGCTCATGGACTACTAATGGTCCGGACAGACCATGGACTACTCACAGTGGATGGCACGCAACATGGCTGTTTATGATTCCCTATATGACGGCAATGACCTTGTGTATCTTTGCTATCCACTACCCCAATTGGAGAAGCTCCAGGGCAATTTATGGCAACATATGGACTACAGGTGTGATCACAGTTACTCTGAAATGCTGTGAAGAGACTCTAAAGGGTGTAGCCAACAGCGGTGTTGGAATGCAAGGCAAATGTAAAGACGGCCAACTGTCAGCTCTGAATGCTCTTACAGCCCAGTTTACCATGGACATTGTTGCATACATTGGCGGTGGTTATGTCAAGGCTATTACAAAATACGATAGAGACAACTGGCCAACTAAACACTATGGATTCTGGAGGTCCTTAGGATTTTGGTTAGGAAGTGCTCTTTCTGGTGGATTAAAATGTGTCCGTGAATCCTTTACTACGGACATTAGATCAAATCTGATAACTGGGAATGAGGTTTTGTTTATTGTTTATGCTGATGAATAA